The DNA sequence CAAGTTCATAGACCCGGATAAGTTCTATCCGCTCTATGGAGATGATTCTGTCCGGACCGACGTGGCGGATAATACCCAGGGCATGTTCTACGTCAGGGTGGAACGCGAACAGTCAAGCGCCATGTGGGGAAATTACTCGACCGGCTTCAGCGGGACCGAATTGGCCCAGTATAACCGCGGATTCTACGGGGCAAAGATACAGTTAGCCAAGCCGTTCTTCTCCACTACCAAGGCGACCTTGTTCGTGGCAGAAGCCAAACAATTGGCAAGCCATAACGAAATCCGGGCAACCGGCGGCTCATTATATTACTTGAAAGACAGGTACCTGATGGACGGCAGTGAAAAGATAACCGTTGAGGTGCGCGATAAAGTAAACGGCATGACAATCTCTTCCACCGTAATGAATGCCGGAGCGGATTATGAAATAGATTACAAGAACGGCCGTATTCTCTTCTACCACCCGATTGCTTCCGTCTCCACCAGCAACACGATAATTTCAACGGAACTCTTGGATGGTAATCCGGTGTATATCATAGTGGATTACGAATACGACGCCTCAAGGCACTCTACGAGGAACGCCACCGGCTTAAGGGTAACACAACCGGTCGGAAAAAATATCGATTTAGGCGCAACCTATGTTACCGAGGAAAAACCGCTGGAGGATTACAGCTTGATGGGCACGGATGTTAAATTCAGGTTTGCCCCGTACGGGGATATAGGCTTTGAATACGCCTCGAGCGAATCGGAAAGCACCCCAGGGTTTATATCATATGACGGCGGTTTTGATTTCGCAACACTGCCTACCGCCCAGACAGCGGACGGCGCGGCTTATAAGCTGAACCTTAACTTTGACCTCGGCCTTGCATTTACCAAGGTGCCCAACGAAGTAATGTTTGCCGGATATTTCCAGAATATAGAAAAGGGATTCTCATCCGGACAGAGCGTATTCCAGCAGGGCACGACCAAATTCGGGTTTACGACCTCGGCAAAACTCACCCAGCGGGATAACCTCCTGGTCAGGTTTGACGGCCAGCAGCTTGATGAAAACGGCAACACCGCTTCCGCTACCCAGGTCGGGGCGGATTCCAGCCAGTCCTTGAATATCCAGGTAACGCATGACCAGGCGCCGTTGAAGCTGACCGGTTCGTACCAGTATCAGACAACCGACAAACCGATATATAGTTCTCTCCTGCGCGATGAAGGCTCGCAGATATTGGCCGCACGGGCGGATTATCAGGTGAATAAGGAATGGACGCTGTCCGTTGAACAGCAGGGAGTGCTCGCCGGAAAACCCAATAACCAGACGACCCTGGGCGGCGTATTGAAGCTGACCGAAAAAGAGCGGATGGATATTTCCACCACCATGGGAACGCTCGGCAATTCGGTCCAGGCAGGGATAACCAGCCAGGTAAGCGACAAGCACGCGCTTTATACCAAGTATCAGGTGAGCGAAGATAAAGCCGGCAACAAATCTTATTCCACGATATTCGGGGAACGGAAACAGGTCTCTAAAGATGTCGGCATATACCGTGAAGAAAGATTCACCGGCAGGAATTCCGCCGAGGATACACAGTATACGGGTTTAATGGGATTGGATTATGTCCTGAACCAGTATTGGTCAATGGGCGCCAATTACGAAAGAAGCCAGGTGGATAATGTCCACGGCACGCTAACCTCGCGCGATGTGGCATCCGTTGGGCTGGCTTATAACTCGCATCCGAGGGAAAAAGACCCCAGCGAGCTAAAAGGATATATGCGTTTCAACACCCGCCTGGAATACCGGATGGACAAAGGCGCTCCGGACAGAACTTCAATCCTGACCGCCAATAAGCTCTATTACCAGTTTAACGGAGACGCCTCCAGCATCGTCAAGATGAATTACAGCAAGACCAATAACGATACGACCGGGGATGTGGAAGCGGAGTTCACGGAAGTGAGCCTGGGGCTGGCGTATCGCCCGATAAATAACGATAAATACAACCTGTTAACCAAGGTCACTTACCAGTCCGACCGCACGCCGAGGAACCTGGAGCCGATGGTAAGCAATTTGGAAAGCGCGATGATACTCTCCCTGGAAGGCGCAGTGGATTTGAATGCCAAGATGCAGGTTTTAGGGAAGCTCGCGTATAAGCAGGCGACCGAAGAAACCGGCAACCACGGCTCATTGACGAGCTCCACCTACTTGATTGCGCCGCGCTTTAACTATAAGATAGAATCGGATAGCGAGATAATCAATAACTGGATAGTCGGTGTCGAATACCGGATGCTCGTGGCACAGCTGGCAAAAGACCAGAAGGCCGGGTTTGTCCTGGAGTTTGAAAAGGAACTGACCAAGTACCACAGCCCGGTCGGGCCGATGGGCGTCAACCTGGGATTCGGCTATAACTTCACCGATTTCACGGATGATTTATCGGTTTACGATGATGATTATAACGTGAGCGGGTTCTTTATCAGGTTAAGCACAAAGTTCTAAGCAAGTTAGTTGTTTTTGTAAAAGGGGAAGCGGAATAACGGCTCCGTTTCCCCTTTTTGTTTCATATCCCTTGTTTCAAATATATTCTGAACTTGACAAGCAATCTTTTTTCCTGTATAACCAATATCATGAAAACCGGAAAAAGATTATCCGATTATCTGGAACGGATAAAAGCCTCGAATACACGGCGTGATTATCGGATATCCCAACGGATAGGCGAATGGTGTCTGAAAAATATTGCTCACCTCACCGGTTCTCCCAACGAAAAATACCTCTTGTATTACCGTTTGGGGTATGCTTATTACCAATTAATGGATTACTCCCGTTCGATTGATTCCTTTTATAAAGCCACACTTGTCGCCGTTAAAGACCATTTACCGCCGGTGGAATTATTTGATGCTTCCTTAATACTGGGTCATAGTTTTATTGGTATCCGTGCCACCGGGCAGGCGCTTCGGCAATTCCAGAAAGCCGAGCGGTATTACCGGACATATCAATATCAATTCGGCACCACCAAACAATCAGAATATTTCAGCCTTTTTCTCGGGCAGGCTTATTGCTTTTTACTCCAAAATGACCTGTCGGTCGTCTGGGAGATTCTGGAGAGAAAGTTATCTCCCATTTTGTCATCGGTTAGTAATAAGGGATTTCTGATTGATTATTACCATCTTAAAGGGGAATATGAAGTCGCCAATAAACAGTATGCCCCGGCGCGGCAGTCTTTTCAGCAGGTTGTTGCCTTAAGCGACGAGCTTCATCTCGAGCGCAGTGGCCTGGAAGCCCAAATCCATCTGGCAATGATTGACTTAGTCGCCGGCCAATTAGAAACAGCTTGGGTCTTATTATCCCGGATTAACCGAACCGCCCGGGCGCTTAAATTTGATGATATGACCTGTGAATCCATCCTGCTTTTAGGCAAGTACTATTTATTAGAAGACCAGCCGACACACGCCGCGAGGTTAGAAAAGCAAATAAAACCACTCTTAAAGAAAGTGGATATTGTCTGGTTATACGAAAAGATCAGAGAATTTGATGAGTTTTATTGGAAATTGAAACTTCCTGAGAAAAATAATACGCCGTCCATCCCGAAAATTATTACTCAAACTATCAATCAGCATTACGTTACCTCCGCCGGTAAAGATATGGTTATCGGTAATTCTGCGGCGATGAGAGAAACATGGCAATTAGTTGAGAAAATTGCCCTGACAGATTTACCGGTATTAATTCAGGGGGAAACCGGAACAGGCAAAGAACTTATTGCCAATGCTATACATGCAAATAGCCAACGTGTAAATAAAACCTACCTTCCTTTTAATTGCGGAGCGTTTCCAGAAACACTTATAGAAAGCACACTTTTCGGCCATGCCAAAGGCGCTTTTACCGGGGCAACCGAAGAGAAAAAAGGCTATATTGAACTCGCTTCAGGCGGCACACTTTTTATAGATGAAATTGGTAATATGTCTCCGTCTATGCAGCAAAAATTACTTCGGGTTATGGAAGAAAAACTTCTCTGGAAAGTGGGCGGACAAAAACCTATTCCGGTTGATACCCGCTTTATCTTCGCCAGCAATCAGGATATTGAGCAGATGGTCAAAAACAAATTATTCCGTGAAGACTTATTCTATCGTATCAATACTATTGTGATTAACTTACCGCCCTTGCGCGACCGTAAAGATGACATCCTTCTACTAACCCAGCGCTTCCTCGCTAAATATAGGTCTCTTAAAACTAACAACCAACAACTAACTACTAACAACTTAAATATTTCTCCCAGCGCTTTAGCGCTTCTGGTTGCTTATTCATGGCCTGGGAATGTAAGAGAGCTTGAAAACGAGATAAAACGTATTTGTGTTTTATACCCTGATGCTAAAACAATTACAGAAACAATGCTTTCTGAAACAATCAGAACTTATCGGGGGACAACCTCGTTTAGTTGCTCTGGCCGAATACTCAAAGACGCAACCCGTGATTTCCAGAAGAGGTTTATCCAAAATGCCATCCAAAAACACCCGGCTAACCTTACGGTGGTCGCCCGGGAATTGGGGCTTACCCGTTGGGGATTCTATAAGAAAATGAGGGAGCTCAAAATCTCTACGGACCGGAGAGAAAGTGGACAAAAATAGACATCTGTCAACTTTAGTTGTCACTTGCTATCAAAACTCTGCCCCGCCTAATTTAATTACCTTGTCCTAACCACTTACTCCGCATAAAGTTATACGATTTTATCCATTCCGCGATAATAACCATGCCTTGGCACGTTATTTGCTATACATTGAAATACAGATATTAACCGCTAAGGCGCAAAAGAGGATGAAAATTATATGAAAATCAGGAAATTGGTCATTGGGATTTGCTCATTGGTCATTGTTTGGTCATTGCTCATTGGTCATTGGAATTTCGCTTACAGCGATTCCTGGTCCGAAACCACCTTCACATCCGGCACTTTTAACAGCACTATGACTTCTACAGGCGGCAGCGATGTAACTCTTTTGGTGTCTATTGATACCGGTAATGGCGCGGATGGAGCGTTGAATGTTTCAGCCGCGGATTTTAACATCAATACCCAGACCCAGCAGGCCGGCCGGGCAGGTATCGCCGATGCGGTTAATTTCTCCGCTGATGCCTCAAACGGCGTGATAAATAACGCGGATAGCTCTGTTATATTATCAGCCGTTCCAAACGGTTTGGCTATCAATGATGAAATCCTGATTATTAACCTCAAAGGAACTTCCGGTGATTATACGAATGTGGGTAATTACGAGACTAAAAAAATCTCCGCGATAAATGCCAACACGATTACATTTACCCAGCCTGTCTCCAATACCTACGGCGATGCCGCAACCCAGAAAATAATGGTTCAACGGGTGCCGAATTATACGGATGTCACCGTG is a window from the Planctomycetota bacterium genome containing:
- a CDS encoding sigma 54-interacting transcriptional regulator; the encoded protein is MKTGKRLSDYLERIKASNTRRDYRISQRIGEWCLKNIAHLTGSPNEKYLLYYRLGYAYYQLMDYSRSIDSFYKATLVAVKDHLPPVELFDASLILGHSFIGIRATGQALRQFQKAERYYRTYQYQFGTTKQSEYFSLFLGQAYCFLLQNDLSVVWEILERKLSPILSSVSNKGFLIDYYHLKGEYEVANKQYAPARQSFQQVVALSDELHLERSGLEAQIHLAMIDLVAGQLETAWVLLSRINRTARALKFDDMTCESILLLGKYYLLEDQPTHAARLEKQIKPLLKKVDIVWLYEKIREFDEFYWKLKLPEKNNTPSIPKIITQTINQHYVTSAGKDMVIGNSAAMRETWQLVEKIALTDLPVLIQGETGTGKELIANAIHANSQRVNKTYLPFNCGAFPETLIESTLFGHAKGAFTGATEEKKGYIELASGGTLFIDEIGNMSPSMQQKLLRVMEEKLLWKVGGQKPIPVDTRFIFASNQDIEQMVKNKLFREDLFYRINTIVINLPPLRDRKDDILLLTQRFLAKYRSLKTNNQQLTTNNLNISPSALALLVAYSWPGNVRELENEIKRICVLYPDAKTITETMLSETIRTYRGTTSFSCSGRILKDATRDFQKRFIQNAIQKHPANLTVVARELGLTRWGFYKKMRELKISTDRRESGQK